A region of Plantactinospora sp. BC1 DNA encodes the following proteins:
- a CDS encoding NAD-dependent epimerase/dehydratase family protein yields MALVTGVTGCVGRAVAAALLEAGWSVRGLVREPAPGGAKYAEHLGDLTDPATLRGSCEGVELVVHAAADLSDWRPGRRIWQVNRDGTRAILEEALRCGVRRFVYLSTVDVFGFDARRVIDETSPKRVPGYPYSRSKLAGENLAWSYQRRGLDITVIYPTWIFGPGDRHFIPELVRGLRDDKLVHIGRGAAPIELTYSENLADAIVLAGTTPECAGGRFIVGDSYGLTVGQLFDRVAEQVGVLPPTRSVPFPAALGVAALSELAGLARIGVGSGRPMLTRYAVRSVAGGMRYDLDRIRSIGYTPRVPVAEALARTIAGLEQEEAGHGGR; encoded by the coding sequence GTGGCGCTGGTGACGGGGGTCACCGGCTGCGTCGGCCGGGCGGTCGCGGCGGCACTTCTGGAGGCTGGCTGGTCGGTGCGCGGGCTGGTCCGCGAGCCCGCCCCGGGCGGCGCGAAATACGCCGAGCATCTCGGGGACCTGACCGACCCGGCGACGCTGCGCGGCTCGTGCGAGGGCGTCGAACTCGTGGTGCACGCGGCTGCCGACCTGAGTGACTGGCGGCCCGGTCGCCGCATCTGGCAGGTGAACCGGGACGGGACGCGGGCGATCCTGGAGGAGGCGCTGCGTTGCGGGGTGCGGCGCTTCGTCTACCTGAGCACCGTCGACGTCTTCGGGTTCGACGCCCGCCGGGTCATCGACGAGACGTCGCCGAAGCGGGTCCCGGGCTACCCGTACTCCCGGTCCAAGCTGGCGGGGGAGAACCTCGCGTGGTCGTACCAGCGGCGCGGGCTCGACATCACCGTGATCTATCCGACCTGGATATTCGGCCCCGGTGACCGGCACTTCATCCCGGAGCTGGTGCGCGGGCTGCGGGACGACAAACTCGTGCACATCGGCCGGGGCGCCGCCCCGATCGAGTTGACCTACAGCGAGAACCTGGCCGACGCGATCGTGCTGGCCGGCACCACGCCCGAGTGCGCGGGCGGCCGGTTCATCGTCGGCGACTCGTACGGCCTGACCGTGGGGCAGCTCTTCGACCGGGTCGCCGAGCAGGTGGGGGTGCTGCCGCCGACCCGGTCGGTCCCGTTCCCGGCGGCGCTGGGCGTGGCGGCCCTCTCCGAGCTTGCCGGGCTGGCCCGGATCGGTGTCGGCAGCGGACGGCCGATGCTCACCCGGTACGCGGTCCGCTCCGTCGCCGGCGGGATGCGGTACGACCTCGACCGGATCAGGTCGATCGGCTACACCCCCCGGGTTCCGGTGGCGGAGGCGCTGGCCCGCACCATCGCCGGACTCGAGCAGGAGGAAGCGGGCCATGGTGGCCGATGA
- a CDS encoding molybdopterin oxidoreductase family protein: MGSVDRIAQPWGSRTPYGPGESWPVRVDTFLAEGVRPEDVDRWVQSASILHSNGDGLDMAVKDGRIVGVRGRAVDRVNHGRLGPKDLFGWQANASPDRLTRPLVRRDGRLVETDWDTAMGLVVDRTRDLLDEQGASAIGFYTTGQLFLEEYYTLALIAHGGIGTNHIDGNTRLCTATAAEALKESFGSDGQPGSYTDIDHADVIVLYGHNMAETQTVLWTRVLDRLAGPNPPAVVCVDPRQTPVARAATVHLAPRPSTNVVLMNALLHEIVANGWVDEEYVSAHAVGFEELRQRVEEYPPERAARVCDVPVERIREAARLIGTAQRLLSTVLQGFYQSHQATAAAVQVNNIHIVRGMLGRPGCGLLQMNGQPTAENTRECGADGDLPAFRNWTNQRHIEELARIWNIDPMRIPHYSPPTNLMQMMRYAEEGSIRFLWVSCTNPAVSLPELARIRGILRQERLFLVVQDIFLSETAQLADVVLPAATWGEKTGTFTNADRTVHLSEKAVDPPGEARPDLDIFVDYARRLDLRDDDGQPLVGWTDPEGAFRAWQECSAGRPCDYTGLSYAKLRGGTGIQWPCDAEHPDGTERLYADGKFWAAPDYCESYGRDLVTGAPLEATEYAALNPSGKAVIKAAEYLPPHELPSEEYPFQLITGRTLYHFHTRTKTARAPQLQAAAPEVWVEMAATDAADQGFAEGDLLEIATPRGAVRARLRVSGIRRDVLFLPFHYGYWDEPGGSGPDGREQGRAANELTITDWDPVSKQPLFKSAVARVTRVSGGDGAPATAPTTTGSRPVAAGVPGTAGGSAALVDERLPEGPRTVAASAPAVGGDR, encoded by the coding sequence ATGGGCAGCGTTGACCGGATCGCGCAACCGTGGGGGAGCCGGACCCCGTACGGGCCGGGGGAGTCGTGGCCGGTCCGGGTGGACACGTTCCTCGCCGAGGGGGTACGCCCGGAGGACGTCGACCGGTGGGTACAGTCTGCCTCGATCCTGCACTCCAACGGCGACGGCCTCGACATGGCGGTCAAGGACGGCCGGATCGTCGGGGTACGGGGCCGCGCGGTGGACCGGGTGAACCACGGCCGGCTCGGCCCGAAGGACCTCTTCGGGTGGCAGGCCAACGCCTCCCCCGACCGGCTGACCCGACCACTGGTCCGCCGGGACGGCCGCCTGGTGGAGACCGACTGGGACACCGCGATGGGTCTGGTGGTCGACCGGACCCGGGACCTCCTCGACGAGCAGGGGGCGAGCGCGATCGGCTTCTACACCACCGGGCAGCTCTTCCTGGAGGAGTACTACACCCTCGCGTTGATCGCGCACGGCGGGATCGGCACCAACCACATCGACGGCAACACCCGGCTCTGCACGGCCACCGCCGCCGAGGCGTTGAAGGAGTCGTTCGGCTCCGACGGCCAGCCCGGCTCGTACACCGACATCGACCACGCCGACGTGATCGTGCTGTACGGCCACAACATGGCCGAGACGCAGACGGTGCTCTGGACCCGGGTGCTGGACCGGCTGGCCGGCCCGAACCCGCCGGCGGTGGTCTGCGTCGACCCCCGCCAGACGCCGGTGGCCCGGGCCGCCACCGTGCACCTGGCGCCCCGGCCGAGCACCAACGTGGTGTTGATGAACGCGCTGCTGCACGAGATCGTCGCCAACGGCTGGGTCGACGAGGAGTACGTCTCCGCGCACGCGGTCGGCTTCGAGGAGCTGCGCCAACGGGTCGAGGAGTATCCGCCGGAGCGGGCGGCCCGGGTCTGCGACGTACCGGTGGAGCGGATCCGCGAGGCGGCCCGGCTGATCGGTACCGCCCAGCGGCTGCTCTCCACGGTGTTGCAGGGTTTCTACCAGTCGCACCAGGCCACCGCCGCCGCCGTACAGGTGAACAACATCCACATCGTGCGCGGCATGCTGGGCCGGCCGGGCTGCGGCCTGCTGCAGATGAACGGCCAGCCGACCGCCGAGAACACCCGGGAGTGCGGCGCCGACGGCGACCTGCCGGCGTTCCGGAACTGGACCAACCAGCGGCACATCGAAGAGCTGGCCCGGATCTGGAACATCGACCCGATGCGGATCCCGCACTACTCGCCGCCGACGAACCTGATGCAGATGATGCGGTACGCCGAGGAGGGGTCGATCCGCTTCCTCTGGGTGAGCTGTACGAATCCGGCGGTGTCGCTGCCGGAGCTGGCCCGGATCCGGGGCATCCTCCGCCAGGAGCGGCTCTTCCTGGTGGTGCAGGACATCTTCCTCTCCGAGACCGCGCAGCTCGCCGACGTGGTGCTGCCCGCCGCGACCTGGGGCGAGAAGACCGGCACCTTCACCAACGCCGACCGGACGGTGCACCTGTCGGAGAAGGCGGTCGACCCGCCCGGCGAGGCCCGGCCCGACCTGGACATCTTCGTCGACTACGCCCGACGGCTGGACCTGCGCGACGACGACGGGCAGCCGCTGGTGGGCTGGACCGACCCGGAGGGCGCGTTCAGGGCGTGGCAGGAGTGCAGTGCCGGGCGGCCGTGTGACTACACCGGGCTGAGCTACGCCAAGCTGCGGGGCGGCACCGGGATCCAGTGGCCCTGCGACGCCGAGCACCCCGACGGCACCGAGCGCCTCTACGCCGACGGCAAGTTCTGGGCCGCACCGGACTACTGCGAGAGCTACGGCCGGGACCTGGTCACCGGGGCGCCGCTGGAGGCGACCGAGTACGCGGCGCTGAACCCCTCGGGCAAGGCGGTGATCAAGGCGGCCGAGTACCTTCCGCCGCACGAGCTGCCGAGCGAGGAGTACCCGTTCCAGTTGATCACCGGCCGTACCCTGTACCACTTCCACACCCGGACGAAGACGGCGCGGGCGCCGCAGTTGCAGGCGGCGGCGCCGGAGGTATGGGTGGAGATGGCGGCCACCGACGCGGCGGACCAGGGCTTCGCCGAGGGCGATCTGCTGGAGATCGCCACCCCGCGCGGTGCGGTACGGGCCCGGCTGCGGGTCAGCGGCATTCGGCGGGACGTGCTCTTCCTCCCCTTCCACTACGGCTACTGGGACGAACCCGGCGGGTCCGGGCCGGACGGCCGGGAGCAGGGCCGGGCGGCCAACGAGTTGACGATCACCGACTGGGATCCGGTGTCGAAGCAGCCGCTGTTCAAGTCGGCGGTGGCCCGGGTGACCCGGGTGAGCGGCGGCGACGGGGCACCCGCGACGGCGCCGACGACCACCGGGTCCCGGCCCGTGGCGGCCGGGGTCCCGGGCACGGCGGGCGGCTCCGCCGCGCTGGTCGACGAGCGGTTGCCGGAGGGCCCGCGAACGGTCGCGGCCTCCGCTCCGGCGGTCGGAGGCGACCGATGA
- a CDS encoding MBL fold metallo-hydrolase, with product MVAQPRPQATVTFVGTATTLLRLGDITLMTDPNFLHAGQRAYLGYGLWTRRRTDPAIRIGELPPLDGIVLSHLHGDHFDRVARRNLPKSLPIITTPEAQGRLDRWGFGSATALSTWESHEISRGDHLVRITAVPGKHGPGLLARALPPVMGSILDLEANGERRLRLYVTGDTLQHAALAEIPRRFPDIDAMLIHLGGTRLLGVLVTMDDRQGVDLVQLVRPRLTLPIHYDDYPVFRSPLRDFLDLARRQGLEPGVRAIHRGETVSLFDPGPGTTAADR from the coding sequence ATGGTTGCCCAGCCCCGGCCGCAGGCCACCGTCACGTTCGTCGGTACGGCAACCACCCTGCTGAGACTCGGCGACATCACCCTGATGACCGACCCGAACTTCCTGCACGCCGGTCAGCGCGCCTACCTCGGCTACGGGCTCTGGACCCGGCGGCGTACCGACCCCGCCATCCGGATCGGGGAGCTTCCGCCCCTGGACGGCATCGTCCTCTCGCACCTGCACGGCGACCACTTCGACCGGGTCGCCCGGAGGAACCTGCCGAAGAGCCTTCCCATCATCACGACGCCGGAGGCGCAGGGTCGACTGGACCGCTGGGGATTCGGCTCGGCCACCGCCCTGAGCACCTGGGAGAGTCACGAGATCAGTCGGGGCGATCACCTCGTACGGATCACCGCGGTACCCGGCAAGCACGGGCCGGGCCTGCTCGCCCGCGCCCTACCCCCGGTGATGGGCAGCATCCTCGATCTCGAAGCGAACGGGGAGCGCCGGCTCCGGCTCTATGTCACCGGGGACACCCTCCAGCACGCGGCGCTGGCCGAGATCCCGCGACGCTTTCCCGACATCGACGCCATGCTGATCCACCTGGGCGGGACCAGGCTCCTCGGCGTACTCGTCACCATGGACGACCGGCAGGGCGTCGACCTGGTCCAGCTCGTCCGGCCGAGGCTGACCCTGCCCATCCACTACGACGACTATCCCGTCTTCCGGTCCCCGCTGCGGGACTTCCTCGACCTCGCCCGGCGGCAGGGGCTCGAACCGGGCGTCCGGGCCATCCACCGCGGCGAAACCGTCTCACTCTTCGATCCCGGCCCCGGCACCACGGCGGCGGACCGCTGA
- a CDS encoding radical SAM protein — protein MSGDDPHPPLPPHLQLEITSACNLRCVMCLVRYRPPVNKLAGAMPPELFRQIIDEVPTLNRLTLQGLGEPLLSPYLMEMIAAAVARRITVGFNTNATLLNRRRAEELVRSRVDWLHVSLDGASAAGYTAVREGADFEAVVSNLAELVQVKRAAGSATPWIRVVFVAMRDNVAELPELVRLLARLGVDELHVQNLSHSFSDTDPAGRYDDIRRFTSAQALWAGEDAAWAAAVFDDARRVAREHGVRLRLPYPGVPPQTGRRDGPGCSWPWEAAYITSTGVVQPCCMVMGDDRVSLGRLGEQSFPQIWYGEPYRQFRRRLSGDEPPDVCRGCSLYRHAF, from the coding sequence ATGTCGGGCGATGATCCGCATCCGCCGTTGCCGCCACACCTGCAACTCGAGATCACCTCGGCCTGCAACCTGCGCTGCGTGATGTGCCTGGTGCGGTACCGGCCGCCGGTGAACAAGCTCGCCGGTGCGATGCCGCCGGAGCTGTTCCGGCAGATCATCGACGAGGTGCCGACGCTGAACCGGTTGACCCTCCAGGGGCTCGGCGAGCCCCTGCTCTCGCCGTACCTGATGGAGATGATCGCGGCGGCCGTCGCCCGGCGGATCACCGTCGGGTTCAACACCAACGCCACGCTGCTCAACCGCCGCCGGGCCGAGGAACTGGTGCGGAGCCGGGTCGACTGGCTGCACGTCTCGCTCGACGGCGCCAGCGCGGCCGGCTACACGGCGGTCCGCGAGGGTGCCGACTTCGAGGCCGTGGTGTCGAACCTCGCCGAGCTGGTCCAGGTCAAGCGGGCGGCGGGCAGCGCCACCCCATGGATCCGGGTGGTCTTCGTCGCGATGCGCGACAACGTCGCCGAGCTGCCCGAACTGGTCCGGCTGCTCGCCCGCCTCGGTGTCGACGAGCTGCACGTGCAGAACCTGTCGCACAGCTTCTCCGACACCGATCCCGCCGGGCGCTACGACGACATCCGGCGGTTCACCTCCGCGCAGGCGCTGTGGGCCGGGGAGGACGCGGCGTGGGCCGCCGCCGTCTTCGACGACGCCCGCCGGGTGGCGCGGGAGCACGGGGTCCGGCTGCGGCTGCCGTACCCCGGGGTGCCGCCGCAGACCGGTCGACGCGACGGTCCGGGCTGCTCCTGGCCCTGGGAGGCGGCCTACATCACCAGTACCGGCGTGGTGCAGCCGTGCTGCATGGTGATGGGGGACGACCGGGTGTCGCTCGGCCGGCTCGGCGAACAGAGCTTTCCGCAGATCTGGTACGGCGAGCCGTACCGGCAGTTCCGCCGACGCCTCTCGGGTGACGAACCCCCGGACGTGTGCCGGGGATGCTCGCTCTACCGGCACGCCTTCTGA
- a CDS encoding UbiA family prenyltransferase: MSVTQVQNPIRPRDRAVAWAKMWRFHFVPLSLSAGLVGMTAPSAGATTASVVVGLLFCIFGYGVGVVINDWFDRKADAVNAPDRPFVAGLINPHAGLALTLSLSGILLLVAVVVAPALAIWSAIAIAGHLVYTWTKGIPMVGNLANGVDMSLFTVLGAVAVRPDAGWLDIPATTWFQTALVAVVLSGFCLVGYFKDIEGDRLAGYRTLPVAVGTRTSSLVALIFPPVALGAAAVGALAGPERGAYAQAAFWLLLVASGLAFTRSLVNLIQAPEARAYEALLWFTRATTLFVLSLGALHRPTFFLVAAVPMMLYLELTLRATHSSRQA; the protein is encoded by the coding sequence ATGAGCGTCACCCAGGTCCAGAACCCGATCCGGCCCCGTGACCGGGCGGTCGCGTGGGCGAAGATGTGGAGATTCCACTTCGTACCCCTGTCCCTCTCGGCCGGTCTGGTCGGCATGACGGCGCCGTCGGCCGGGGCCACCACCGCGAGCGTGGTCGTCGGTCTGCTCTTCTGCATCTTCGGCTACGGCGTCGGCGTGGTCATCAACGACTGGTTCGACCGCAAGGCCGACGCCGTCAACGCCCCGGACCGACCCTTCGTCGCCGGGCTGATCAACCCGCACGCCGGGCTCGCGCTGACCCTGTCGCTCTCCGGAATCCTCCTGCTGGTGGCCGTCGTCGTCGCGCCGGCACTCGCGATCTGGAGCGCCATCGCGATCGCCGGGCACCTGGTCTACACCTGGACCAAGGGCATCCCGATGGTCGGCAACCTCGCCAACGGCGTGGACATGTCGCTCTTCACCGTGCTCGGCGCGGTCGCGGTCCGGCCCGACGCCGGGTGGCTGGACATCCCGGCCACGACGTGGTTCCAGACGGCGCTCGTCGCGGTCGTGCTGAGCGGCTTCTGCCTCGTCGGCTACTTCAAGGACATCGAGGGGGACCGGCTGGCGGGCTACCGTACGCTGCCGGTGGCCGTGGGTACCCGCACGTCGAGCCTGGTCGCGCTGATCTTCCCGCCGGTGGCCCTGGGCGCGGCGGCGGTGGGCGCGCTGGCGGGCCCGGAACGCGGCGCCTACGCCCAGGCGGCCTTCTGGCTGCTGCTCGTCGCCTCGGGGCTGGCCTTCACGCGGAGCCTCGTGAACCTGATCCAGGCACCCGAGGCGAGGGCGTACGAGGCGCTGCTCTGGTTCACCAGGGCGACCACGCTCTTCGTGCTCTCCCTCGGCGCGCTGCACCGGCCGACCTTCTTCCTGGTGGCAGCCGTCCCGATGATGCTCTACCTGGAACTCACGCTCCGGGCGACGCACTCCTCCCGGCAGGCGTGA
- a CDS encoding diacylglycerol kinase family protein, giving the protein MVADDGERVVCIVNPASGVQRRRMVERRLPAELPGADLWQTRYPGHAVELGRQAVTDGYRTVVAIGGDGTLSDVANGILETGDEKVRLGYVPAGTCNDFVRGLDPVTDLGDLLDRGRDRETEVGSVTFTRPDGTPAHRFFLVNCTVGLISMVGLRFTEKTPVNRVLKRVNLQLAEAASSARVLLGWRPVEVRLELDGEVSRHSVSNVAVLKVPYFAGGLTFGSTEPPEAGYLDAVQVLGLGRVGVVGTMWQVLRGNGARHPAIRRRQVRTLRIEAEIPLPLEVDGEIVGHTPATFSVHPSRLTTVV; this is encoded by the coding sequence ATGGTGGCCGATGACGGGGAGCGGGTCGTCTGCATCGTCAACCCGGCCTCCGGGGTCCAGCGTCGGCGGATGGTGGAGCGGCGGCTTCCCGCCGAACTGCCCGGGGCCGACCTGTGGCAGACCCGCTATCCCGGCCATGCCGTGGAGCTGGGCCGGCAGGCGGTGACGGACGGATACCGCACGGTGGTCGCGATCGGTGGGGACGGGACGCTCTCCGACGTCGCCAACGGGATACTCGAGACGGGCGACGAGAAGGTCCGGCTCGGGTACGTCCCCGCCGGGACCTGCAACGACTTCGTCCGCGGCCTGGATCCGGTCACCGACCTCGGTGACCTGCTCGACCGTGGTCGGGACCGGGAAACCGAGGTCGGTTCGGTGACCTTCACCCGGCCCGACGGCACCCCCGCGCACCGCTTCTTCCTGGTCAACTGCACGGTGGGACTGATCAGCATGGTCGGGCTGCGGTTCACCGAGAAGACTCCGGTCAACCGCGTACTCAAGCGGGTCAACCTCCAGCTCGCCGAGGCGGCCTCCAGCGCCCGGGTGCTGCTCGGCTGGCGGCCGGTCGAGGTGCGGCTGGAGCTGGACGGGGAGGTGTCGCGGCACTCCGTCAGCAACGTCGCGGTGCTCAAGGTCCCGTATTTCGCCGGGGGACTGACCTTCGGGTCCACGGAGCCGCCGGAGGCCGGTTATCTGGACGCGGTGCAGGTGCTCGGCCTCGGCCGGGTCGGGGTGGTCGGCACGATGTGGCAGGTGCTGCGCGGGAACGGGGCACGGCATCCCGCGATCCGTCGCCGGCAGGTCCGCACGCTCCGGATCGAGGCGGAGATCCCACTGCCGCTGGAGGTGGACGGCGAGATCGTCGGGCACACCCCGGCCACCTTCTCGGTACATCCGTCGCGGCTGACGACGGTGGTCTGA
- a CDS encoding thiamine-monophosphate kinase, whose amino-acid sequence MTSVDWTRLYLDAAEGALITAMREGMTRSPRQLNAAFEADAELLDLGAAGVLAMTVDTLNDGAELATAPTPYAKGWLTTTVSVSDLAAVAADPVAVLVSCSLVRDAWSAEDARQFGRGASDAAQRYGCHIVGGDTNWAREESFTSCAIGTMRRGHLLSRVGARPGDALYATGRIGAGNAAGFRGLALGRTDDGQPWLPEARVAAGDALRSYARACVDTSDGLLNAAVSLAEINGLGVEATLPAEVYDPAAAALADSFGLPRWLMAAGEWGEFELLYAVDAADGDRCARALAEHGLDAVEVGRLTAGPELLFFDESGARRDLRDVLPQMRAIDPAGGLLDDLQKLLARGV is encoded by the coding sequence GTGACCTCCGTCGACTGGACCCGGCTCTATCTGGACGCCGCCGAGGGCGCCCTGATCACGGCGATGCGGGAGGGGATGACCCGGTCGCCGCGCCAGCTCAACGCCGCCTTCGAGGCCGACGCCGAACTGCTCGACCTCGGCGCCGCCGGAGTCCTGGCGATGACCGTCGACACGCTGAACGACGGCGCCGAGCTGGCCACCGCGCCGACGCCGTACGCGAAGGGGTGGCTGACCACCACGGTCAGCGTGAGCGATCTCGCCGCCGTCGCCGCCGACCCGGTGGCCGTGCTGGTGTCGTGCTCGCTGGTCAGGGACGCGTGGAGCGCCGAGGACGCCCGCCAGTTCGGACGTGGCGCCTCCGACGCGGCGCAGCGGTACGGCTGCCACATCGTCGGCGGCGACACCAACTGGGCGCGGGAGGAGAGCTTCACCTCCTGCGCGATCGGGACGATGCGGCGCGGCCACCTGCTGAGCCGGGTGGGTGCCCGGCCGGGCGACGCGCTGTACGCGACGGGCCGGATCGGCGCCGGCAACGCCGCCGGATTCCGTGGCCTCGCGCTGGGTCGGACCGACGACGGCCAGCCGTGGCTGCCCGAGGCCCGGGTGGCCGCGGGCGACGCGCTGCGGAGCTACGCAAGGGCGTGCGTCGACACCAGCGACGGGCTGCTGAACGCGGCGGTGAGTCTCGCCGAGATCAACGGGCTGGGTGTCGAGGCCACGCTGCCGGCCGAGGTGTACGACCCCGCCGCGGCCGCGCTCGCCGACTCCTTCGGGCTGCCCCGCTGGCTGATGGCCGCCGGGGAGTGGGGCGAGTTCGAGCTGCTCTACGCGGTCGACGCCGCCGACGGGGACCGCTGCGCCCGGGCGCTGGCCGAACACGGACTGGACGCGGTCGAGGTGGGGCGGCTGACCGCCGGGCCGGAGCTGCTCTTCTTCGACGAGTCCGGTGCACGCCGGGACCTGCGGGACGTGCTGCCGCAGATGCGGGCGATCGATCCCGCCGGCGGGCTGCTCGACGACCTCCAGAAGCTGCTGGCGAGAGGGGTGTGA
- a CDS encoding nucleotide disphospho-sugar-binding domain-containing protein, giving the protein MSTLGRELLRRGHQVTLFSLPDAAPKPYVAGFEFVPVGEREFPPGSLARFSEEQGRLSGLAAVRFIVRGYVREVEVLLRDLPPLLREHRVDALLVDQVYGAANTVAERLDIPVVTVCNAMALNAEPTVPPFMTAWPYRDSAPARLRNMLGYRVMDRVIAPVVKRINDRRAEWRMTPVRGLNDGLGLAQITQQPAFFDFPRRELPDCFHYTGPFHDEESSEPVSFPWESLDDRPLIYASMGTLQNRLPRIFEAIATACAGLDAQLVIGMGSHEVAPPTGLPGGPVVVPYAPQLELLARASLVVTHAGINTALESLTHGVPMVALPVTNDQPGVAARLKYLGVGEFVPVHRASAARLRVAIEKVRADPAYRTKARECQRRIAELDGLGRAADIAEEAFRTGRPVLRRTSSGVVDGGAQ; this is encoded by the coding sequence ATGTCCACCCTCGGCCGCGAGCTGCTCCGACGGGGCCACCAGGTGACCCTCTTCTCCCTGCCGGACGCCGCGCCGAAGCCGTACGTCGCCGGGTTCGAGTTCGTGCCGGTCGGCGAGCGGGAGTTCCCGCCCGGTTCGCTGGCCCGCTTCTCCGAAGAACAGGGCCGGCTCTCCGGGCTCGCCGCCGTCCGGTTCATCGTCCGGGGCTACGTCCGCGAGGTCGAGGTACTGCTGCGCGACCTGCCGCCGCTGCTGCGGGAGCACCGGGTGGACGCCCTGCTCGTGGACCAGGTCTACGGCGCGGCCAACACCGTCGCCGAAAGGCTCGACATCCCCGTCGTGACCGTCTGCAACGCGATGGCGCTGAACGCCGAGCCGACCGTGCCGCCCTTCATGACCGCCTGGCCCTACCGCGACTCCGCCCCGGCGCGCCTGCGCAACATGCTCGGCTACCGGGTGATGGACCGGGTGATCGCGCCGGTGGTGAAACGGATCAACGATCGCCGTGCCGAGTGGCGGATGACCCCGGTACGCGGGCTGAACGACGGACTCGGGCTGGCCCAGATCACCCAGCAGCCGGCCTTCTTCGACTTCCCCCGCAGGGAGCTGCCCGACTGCTTCCACTACACCGGCCCGTTCCACGACGAGGAGAGCAGCGAACCGGTCTCGTTCCCCTGGGAGAGCCTGGACGACCGCCCGCTGATCTACGCCTCGATGGGGACGCTCCAGAACCGCCTGCCACGGATCTTCGAGGCGATCGCGACCGCCTGCGCCGGGCTCGACGCGCAACTGGTGATCGGGATGGGCAGCCACGAGGTGGCACCACCGACCGGCCTGCCGGGCGGGCCGGTCGTGGTCCCGTACGCGCCGCAGCTGGAGCTGCTCGCCCGGGCGTCCCTGGTCGTCACGCACGCCGGGATCAACACGGCGCTGGAGTCGCTCACCCACGGCGTGCCGATGGTGGCGCTGCCGGTGACGAACGACCAGCCCGGGGTGGCCGCCCGGCTGAAGTACCTCGGGGTGGGCGAGTTCGTTCCGGTGCACCGGGCCAGCGCGGCCAGGTTGCGGGTCGCGATCGAGAAGGTCCGCGCCGACCCGGCCTACCGGACGAAGGCCCGGGAGTGCCAGCGCCGGATAGCCGAGCTGGACGGCCTCGGCCGGGCCGCCGACATCGCGGAGGAGGCGTTCCGGACCGGACGACCGGTGCTCAGGCGTACCTCCTCCGGCGTCGTCGACGGCGGCGCACAGTGA
- a CDS encoding STAS domain-containing protein, with protein sequence MTRRGTLALLKVIGRVEMENAHLLVELVDCLTADRPTRLVVDLSGTTLLSAHGLTALLQVQRAVAAAGGLLALRNPSPATRYALGVSGVLHQFEVQDHPVRHCPEPMVRPEKVAGRKPHLPTSRKYEPPSVASGTA encoded by the coding sequence TTGACCAGACGGGGAACGCTGGCACTGCTCAAGGTGATCGGCAGAGTGGAGATGGAGAACGCTCACCTGCTGGTCGAACTGGTCGACTGCCTCACGGCTGACCGGCCGACGCGACTCGTGGTGGACCTCTCCGGGACGACCCTGCTCTCCGCCCACGGACTGACGGCGTTGCTCCAGGTCCAGCGGGCGGTCGCCGCGGCCGGCGGGCTGCTCGCGCTCCGCAACCCGTCACCGGCCACCCGGTACGCCCTGGGTGTCTCCGGGGTCCTGCACCAATTCGAGGTACAGGACCATCCGGTACGGCACTGTCCGGAGCCCATGGTCCGGCCGGAAAAGGTGGCCGGACGGAAACCACATCTTCCGACGTCACGGAAATATGAGCCTCCCTCCGTTGCCTCCGGAACGGCATAG